A single window of Ananas comosus cultivar F153 linkage group 24, ASM154086v1, whole genome shotgun sequence DNA harbors:
- the LOC109728578 gene encoding alpha-L-fucosidase 1-like: MRSSWLRLILLLHFLLLDGQILPSQSKAATPTPPPLPALPVPSAAQLRWQRREVIMFFHFGMNTFTDSEWGTGRESPAIFDPAGLDAAQWIDDAAAAAGASLVILTAKHHDGFCLWPSRYTDHSVARSPWRNGRGDVVRELADAARDRGVDFGVYLSPWDRHERTYGRDVEYNEFYMAQLRELLTRYGTVSEIWFDGAKGKNATNMTYYFEDWFETVKQLQGSINIFSDAGPDVRWVGDESGFAGSTCWSTINRTMLRIGDAGIVNYLNTGDPRGTDWVPPECDVSIRPGWFWHKNETAKPLSQLLDIYYKAVGRNCVLLLNVPPNSTGLISKGDTVRLREFRSAIETIFGTDFAKGSKAKASSQRGGDGGGFAASNVLDGDDDTFWAPKAEEVSRGERQGYWIELSELNPWSRFNVIRIQEAIAMGQRIRLHFVFVDGAAVANGTTVGHKRLHRLETAACGRTVRIWIAESRGPPLLSEVGLHFDPFVEQSKNRAK, encoded by the exons ATGAGAAGCTCGTGGCTTCGCCTCATTCTTCTTTTACATTTTCTATTACTCGACGGCCAAATTTTACCATCGCAATCGAAGGCcgcgacgccgacgccgccgccgctgccggcGCTGCCCGTGCCGTCGGCCGCGCAGCTGCGGTGGCAGCGGCGGGAGGTGATCATGTTCTTCCACTTCGGCATGAACACGTTCACCGACTCGGAGTGGGGGACGGGGCGCGAGAGCCCCGCGATCTTCGACCCGGCCGGCCTCGACGCCGCGCAATGGATCGACGacgccgcagccgccgcaggCGCCTCCCTCGTCATCCTCACCGCCAAGCACCACGACGGATTCTGCCTCTGGCCGTCGCGGTACACCGACCACTCCGTCGCCCGCAGCCCCTGGAGGAACGGCCGGGGGGACGTCGTCCGCGAGCTCGCCGACGCCGCCCGCGACCGCGGGGTCGACTTCGGCGTCTACCTCTCGCCGTGGGACCGGCACGAGAGGACGTACGGCCGCGACGTGGAGTACAACGAGTTCTACATGGCCCAGCTGCGCGAACTCCTAACCAG ATATGGGACGGTGTCGGAGATATGGTTCGACGGCGCGAAGGGGAAGAATGCGACGAACATGACGTACTACTTCGAGGACTGGTTTGAGACGGTGAAGCAGCTGCAGGGATCCATCAACATTTTCTCCGACGCCGGCCCCGACGTCCGCTGGGTCGGCGACGAGTCGGGCTTCGCCGGCTCCACCTGCTGGTCCACCATCAACCGAACCATGCTGAGGATCGGAGACGCCGGCATCGTCAA CTACCTGAACACGGGGGATCCGCGGGGGACCGACTGGGTCCCGCCGGAGTGCGACGTCTCGATCCGGCCCGGGTGGTTCTGGCACAAGAACGAGACGGCGAAGCCGCTGAGCCAGCTGCTGGACATATACTACAAGGCGGTCGGCCGCAACTGCGTGCTGCTGCTCAACGTGCCGCCGAACTCCACCGGGCTGATATCCAAGGGCGACACCGTCCGGCTGCGAGAATTCCGCTCGGCGATCGAAACGATCTTCGGGACCGACTTCGCCAAGGGGAGCAAGGCAAAGGCAAGCAGCCAgagaggcggcgacggcgggggGTTCGCGGCAAGCAACGTGCTCGACGGGGACGACGACACCTTCTGGGCCCCAAAAGCAGAAGAAGTCAGCCGTGGCGAGAGGCAGGGGTATTGGATCGAATTGTCGGAACTGAATCCGTGGTCTCGGTTTAACGTGATCAGAATACAAGAGGCGATAGCAATGGGCCAGAGAATTCGGTTGCATTTCGTGTTTGTCGACGGGGCGGCGGTCGCGAACGGGACGACGGTCGGGCACAAGCGGCTCCACCGGCTCGAGACGGCGGCGTGCGGCCGGACGGTGCGGATTTGGATCGCCGAGTCGCGGGGGCCGCCGCTGCTGTCCGAGGTCGGCCTACATTTCGATCCCTTTGTGGAGCAATCAAAAAATAGAGCAAAATAA
- the LOC109728574 gene encoding nudix hydrolase 14, chloroplastic-like isoform X2, which yields MVNLTAFLDPTTGCKVFPSSGGCDEEISLFLYKGQVNMETINALQGKETGLRDHGELIEGFGRPLQKDGVKNLLWLF from the exons ATGGTTAATCTCACAGCATTTCTTGATCCAACTACTGGATGCAAAGTTTTTCCATCGTCG GGTGGTTGTGATGAGGAAATTAGTCTGTTCCTGTATAAGGGACAGGTCAACATGGAGACTATAAATGCACTTCAGGGAAAAGAAACTGGCCTACGTGATCACGGGGAGCTGATCGAG GGATTTGGGAGGCCACTGCAGAAAGATGGAGTTAAAAATTTGCTATGGCTATTTTAA
- the LOC109728574 gene encoding nudix hydrolase 14, chloroplastic-like isoform X1: MVNLTAFLDPTTGCKVFPSSGGCDEEISLFLYKGQVNMETINALQGKETGLRDHGELIEVHVVPYDKLWRITADAKVLCAIALYEMTKRDGLLPQTISREVSK; this comes from the exons ATGGTTAATCTCACAGCATTTCTTGATCCAACTACTGGATGCAAAGTTTTTCCATCGTCG GGTGGTTGTGATGAGGAAATTAGTCTGTTCCTGTATAAGGGACAGGTCAACATGGAGACTATAAATGCACTTCAGGGAAAAGAAACTGGCCTACGTGATCACGGGGAGCTGATCGAGGTACATGTGGTTCCTTATGATAAGCTTTGGCGCATAACTGCGGATGCAAAAGTACTTTGTGCTATTGCTCTCTATGAAATGACCAAAAGAGATGGCCTACTGCCTCAAACCATTTCTCGTGAAGTTTCTAAATGA